One Acetobacterium sp. KB-1 DNA segment encodes these proteins:
- a CDS encoding DUF3793 family protein — MSTFEEEIIRHCSPTLAGIKTGNLFSYSFDDHDQLINQITNWNNTLNARGVYFERLKTNRNRVLLYVYRKNRLNRDLSCPKVERFLNKIGYPTGDLESCLAFLSERIHDSADFPHEIGLFLSYPFEDVEGFIQNEGKNCKHCGYWKVYCNANEKIKLFSKYKKCATKYYQCLLKGSSIIRLTVAA, encoded by the coding sequence ATGAGTACTTTTGAGGAAGAAATTATCCGACACTGCTCTCCAACTCTAGCTGGAATCAAAACTGGGAATTTATTTAGCTATTCTTTCGATGATCACGATCAGTTGATTAATCAAATCACCAATTGGAACAATACTTTGAATGCTCGTGGAGTTTATTTTGAACGATTAAAAACCAATCGAAATCGTGTTCTTCTGTACGTCTACCGTAAAAATAGACTTAACCGTGACCTCTCATGTCCCAAAGTCGAACGTTTTTTAAACAAAATTGGCTATCCAACAGGGGATCTTGAATCGTGTTTGGCATTTTTATCAGAACGCATTCACGACTCAGCAGATTTCCCCCATGAAATTGGCTTGTTCTTGAGCTATCCTTTTGAAGATGTAGAAGGCTTTATCCAAAACGAAGGAAAAAACTGTAAACATTGCGGTTACTGGAAAGTCTATTGTAATGCGAACGAAAAAATTAAACTTTTCAGCAAATATAAAAAATGCGCGACAAAATATTATCAATGCCTTCTCAAGGGATCTTCGATCATACGTTTAACAGTAGCCGCGTAA
- a CDS encoding VOC family protein, with product MGNYKMAHTMIRVLDLERSLAFYKEALGFEEVKRRDEPTYEFTLVFLGDGRSNSHQLELTFNYGQALPYDLGTAYGHLAVLVDDLEASFATHEAKGYKPTPLKGLSGDGKPRYYFITDPDGYKIEIIRN from the coding sequence ATGGGAAATTACAAAATGGCACATACGATGATTCGGGTATTGGATTTGGAACGATCTTTAGCGTTTTACAAAGAAGCACTAGGATTTGAGGAAGTGAAGCGACGGGACGAACCAACTTATGAATTCACCTTGGTGTTTTTAGGGGATGGCCGTTCTAACAGCCATCAGTTGGAACTGACCTTTAACTATGGGCAAGCACTCCCTTATGATTTGGGGACGGCCTATGGTCATTTAGCGGTGCTCGTTGATGATCTTGAGGCGTCTTTTGCAACTCACGAAGCAAAGGGCTATAAGCCAACACCGCTAAAAGGACTGAGTGGCGATGGGAAACCCCGTTATTATTTTATAACTGATCCGGATGGTTATAAAATTGAGATTATTCGGAATTAA
- a CDS encoding NifB/NifX family molybdenum-iron cluster-binding protein, with translation MKIAMTMNGKELESSVASEFDTSQYLLVVRRSETAIESIEKIEDLTAEQLAQRIIDLNCEGIITGNFKSQSAFDLLADACLTRFLGAGHSGWEVLELMKKRTLPLLRNFEGTEGCAGEHH, from the coding sequence ATGAAAATTGCAATGACTATGAATGGAAAAGAACTGGAGTCATCGGTTGCTTCTGAATTTGATACCAGCCAGTATTTATTGGTGGTCCGACGGTCAGAGACTGCGATCGAGTCAATTGAAAAAATTGAGGATTTAACAGCAGAGCAGCTGGCTCAAAGAATCATTGATTTGAACTGTGAAGGAATTATCACTGGTAACTTCAAAAGTCAATCGGCCTTTGATCTTTTGGCTGACGCTTGCTTGACCCGGTTTCTTGGAGCCGGTCATTCCGGTTGGGAAGTCCTGGAATTGATGAAGAAACGGACCTTGCCGTTGCTTAGAAATTTCGAAGGTACCGAAGGATGTGCCGGTGAGCACCACTAA
- the recO gene encoding DNA repair protein RecO: MALIKTKGLVIKEQPYKEQDKILTIFTEDDGKIQCIARGVRRQKSGLLASTQIFAYSEFVYYPGKNFGIINQSNLIEAFYPLRNDLTKMALASYLLDLMYNAYEFFQKSPEILKLLLHVLFYISAGTAKNDLVLVGAFQMKLVSYLGYRPGLKTCMMCQNDQDLSLFSIENNGVICSDCQEPTEGYLYKLSPTMLKLLRDFLGQPIKQLKDREVSTVEVIKINDLLDHYIGYCIGKSSKAYAFYKTMLTPLN, from the coding sequence ATGGCTCTGATTAAAACAAAAGGACTGGTCATTAAAGAACAGCCCTATAAAGAACAGGATAAAATTCTGACCATCTTCACCGAAGATGATGGTAAGATTCAATGTATTGCCCGTGGTGTCCGACGTCAGAAAAGTGGCCTTCTGGCCAGCACCCAGATCTTTGCCTATAGTGAATTTGTTTATTATCCCGGTAAGAATTTTGGCATCATCAATCAGTCCAATTTAATTGAGGCCTTTTATCCATTGCGGAATGATCTGACTAAAATGGCCTTGGCTTCTTATTTACTGGATCTGATGTATAATGCCTATGAATTTTTTCAGAAAAGCCCGGAAATTTTAAAACTACTCCTTCACGTATTGTTTTATATATCAGCTGGAACAGCAAAAAACGACCTGGTTCTGGTGGGCGCCTTTCAAATGAAACTAGTTAGTTATTTAGGCTACCGCCCAGGTCTAAAAACATGTATGATGTGTCAGAATGATCAAGATTTAAGCCTCTTCAGCATTGAAAACAATGGGGTCATTTGCAGTGACTGTCAGGAACCAACCGAGGGATACCTCTATAAGCTGAGCCCCACGATGTTAAAACTACTCCGGGATTTTTTAGGACAGCCGATCAAACAGCTAAAAGATCGGGAAGTAAGCACCGTCGAGGTGATAAAAATAAATGATCTGTTGGATCATTATATCGGTTACTGCATTGGAAAATCTTCCAAAGCTTATGCCTTTTATAAAACCATGCTCACCCCTCTGAATTAA
- the era gene encoding GTPase Era — MNENFKSGFISIVGRPNVGKSTLLNNIMGEKLVITSAKPQTTRNAIRCIYTDEQAQMVFIDTPGMHRPKNRLGDYMQKAAENTVSDVDVVLYLVEPETKIGPGDQYILEKLKASKTPVILVINKIDLLPKEDVLITIAAYQKYDFLNAIIPISAVSGDGVKELLKLITGLLSPGPMFFPADMIIDQSERWIVQELIREKLLNLLNDEVPHGIAVEVTTMKPRKGKDTIDIEATIFCERKTHKGILIGKGGSMLTKIGTQARKDIEFFLKSQINLQLWVKVRSDWRDKNFDLKDLGYFE, encoded by the coding sequence ATGAACGAAAACTTTAAATCCGGATTTATCAGCATCGTCGGTCGCCCAAATGTGGGGAAATCGACCTTGCTTAATAATATAATGGGAGAAAAGCTGGTGATTACCTCAGCTAAACCACAAACGACCCGAAATGCTATCCGTTGCATTTATACCGATGAACAGGCCCAGATGGTTTTTATTGATACCCCGGGGATGCACCGACCCAAAAACCGGTTAGGTGACTACATGCAAAAAGCCGCGGAAAATACTGTATCCGATGTGGATGTGGTTTTATATCTGGTCGAGCCGGAAACAAAAATCGGACCTGGGGATCAGTATATTCTGGAAAAACTAAAAGCCAGTAAGACACCGGTTATCTTAGTGATCAATAAAATTGATCTACTTCCCAAAGAGGATGTTTTAATCACCATTGCGGCTTATCAAAAATATGATTTTCTCAACGCAATCATTCCCATTTCCGCGGTTTCGGGAGATGGGGTTAAAGAGCTTTTGAAACTTATTACTGGACTGCTTAGTCCGGGTCCGATGTTTTTCCCGGCCGATATGATCATTGACCAATCAGAGCGTTGGATTGTTCAGGAATTGATCCGCGAAAAACTTCTGAACCTTTTAAATGATGAGGTTCCCCACGGCATTGCGGTGGAAGTTACCACCATGAAACCCCGTAAGGGAAAGGATACCATTGACATTGAAGCCACCATTTTCTGTGAGCGAAAAACTCACAAGGGCATCCTGATCGGCAAAGGTGGCTCCATGCTGACCAAAATTGGTACTCAAGCCCGGAAAGATATTGAGTTTTTTCTGAAATCGCAGATCAATCTACAGTTATGGGTAAAGGTGCGATCCGATTGGCGGGATAAGAATTTTGATTTGAAAGATTTAGGCTATTTTGAATAA
- a CDS encoding diacylglycerol kinase family protein, producing MGEIRRKLKKSFSFAVEGILYTLKTQPNMRIHFGVGFITIAFGFVFQIESYEWLSLVIMIGFVFILEIINTAIETLVDLYTEEYHHLAKVAKDTAAGAVMVAAIMSVCVGLIIFLPKIINWFF from the coding sequence GTGGGAGAGATTAGAAGAAAGTTAAAAAAGAGTTTTTCTTTTGCCGTTGAAGGTATTCTCTATACCCTTAAAACCCAGCCCAACATGCGGATTCACTTTGGTGTTGGATTTATCACCATTGCCTTTGGTTTTGTTTTTCAAATTGAAAGCTATGAATGGCTGTCATTAGTGATTATGATTGGATTTGTTTTTATCCTGGAGATCATCAATACAGCTATCGAAACCCTGGTGGATCTTTATACTGAGGAATACCATCATCTGGCCAAAGTTGCCAAGGATACAGCTGCAGGGGCTGTTATGGTGGCCGCAATTATGTCGGTTTGTGTGGGGCTGATTATCTTTTTACCAAAAATTATCAATTGGTTTTTTTAG
- the ybeY gene encoding rRNA maturation RNase YbeY, which translates to MLVVAYDNRSEFEITDIILEEIEDAMMRTLLDQEIGVECEVSFSFVNTTEIKDLNRDYRGKDTITDVLSFPMHEDFILHREAIIKDNPFLPLLLGDIVICIQQAEAQAKEYGNSLTRELSYLSVHSVLHLLGYDHMEEDEKSEMRRIEKEIMGDD; encoded by the coding sequence ATGCTCGTAGTCGCTTATGATAATCGCAGTGAGTTTGAAATTACAGACATCATCCTGGAAGAAATTGAAGACGCTATGATGCGGACACTCCTTGATCAAGAAATTGGAGTAGAGTGCGAAGTGAGTTTTTCATTTGTCAATACCACCGAAATAAAGGATCTAAACAGAGACTATCGGGGCAAAGATACGATTACCGATGTGCTGTCCTTTCCCATGCATGAGGATTTCATCCTTCATCGCGAAGCAATCATTAAGGATAATCCTTTTCTGCCTTTGCTGCTTGGAGATATTGTCATCTGTATCCAGCAGGCCGAAGCTCAAGCCAAGGAGTACGGAAACAGCCTAACCCGGGAGCTTTCTTATTTATCGGTGCATAGTGTTCTACACCTGTTGGGCTATGACCATATGGAGGAGGACGAAAAATCCGAAATGAGACGCATCGAAAAGGAAATTATGGGTGACGACTAG
- a CDS encoding histidine phosphatase family protein, producing the protein MKLILVRHVETYGNVEHRLNGHTESDYTPRGEAMKVLLVEELIALNEKLSFDKIYASPTSRALKIAQAVGQSTGKEIQVDHRLREFNFGIFEGKTRDECIEIFQTEWDQWMSSYIDYAVPEGQSQREYHDLCAEFLAELNEGETVLMVAHGGTIHGMLTNMLNLPLDCKWHFDIKLGSITIIDFNHGFGMLSHMTTPPYDELIPDQTPLTDAKKSAMRSAAREEAKAKAATKKK; encoded by the coding sequence ATGAAACTTATACTGGTAAGACATGTAGAAACATATGGAAACGTGGAGCATCGCCTCAACGGCCACACCGAATCAGACTATACTCCTCGGGGCGAGGCGATGAAGGTATTGTTGGTAGAAGAACTGATCGCCCTGAATGAGAAACTGTCATTTGACAAAATTTATGCTAGTCCAACCTCACGGGCTTTGAAAATTGCTCAGGCAGTAGGTCAATCCACGGGTAAGGAGATTCAGGTGGATCATCGTCTCCGGGAGTTCAACTTTGGCATTTTCGAAGGCAAAACTCGGGATGAGTGCATTGAAATCTTCCAGACCGAATGGGATCAATGGATGTCGAGTTATATAGATTATGCTGTCCCTGAGGGTCAGAGCCAGCGGGAATATCATGATCTTTGCGCTGAATTTTTAGCAGAATTGAATGAAGGCGAAACAGTTTTAATGGTTGCCCATGGTGGAACCATTCACGGGATGCTCACCAATATGCTAAATTTACCGCTTGACTGTAAATGGCATTTTGACATTAAATTAGGAAGTATTACGATAATTGACTTTAACCATGGTTTCGGTATGCTCTCTCACATGACAACCCCACCTTATGATGAGTTGATCCCTGACCAGACGCCATTGACAGATGCTAAAAAATCTGCCATGCGATCAGCTGCAAGAGAAGAAGCGAAAGCGAAAGCGGCCACTAAAAAGAAATGA
- a CDS encoding DMT family transporter — translation MEKTKKKSLFADLSLVAVAFVWGSGFVASKNALGSMSPIMLMAVRFTVAALLSGFIFRKNLRKISKETIKAGCMIGFFLFTAFAAQMIGLQYMLAGKQAFLTATNVIMVPFIYWAVKKQRPDYYNFVAAFTMLIGLALLTMDFSVGFSFNPGDVLTLLCAFLFACHIVVVGIYSKQHDPIALTVIQLCFAAVVSLGYVFISGEFTLDIPVPGLLNGLYLGIFCTFLAFLGQTVAQKYTNSTHAAIILSLEAVFGSILSIIILGDTFTLTMFLGCLVIFLGILTAETKWSFLKKLFLKTKPKNPEKLTEI, via the coding sequence ATGGAAAAAACTAAAAAAAAATCTCTTTTCGCTGATCTTAGTCTTGTGGCCGTGGCATTTGTTTGGGGCAGTGGTTTTGTCGCTTCGAAAAACGCCCTTGGTTCAATGTCACCGATAATGCTAATGGCGGTCAGGTTTACGGTAGCGGCCCTTCTATCCGGATTTATCTTTCGAAAAAATTTGAGAAAAATCTCTAAAGAAACCATTAAGGCCGGTTGTATGATAGGCTTCTTTCTGTTCACCGCCTTTGCCGCCCAGATGATTGGACTACAATATATGCTCGCCGGTAAGCAAGCTTTTCTGACGGCCACCAATGTCATCATGGTCCCCTTTATTTATTGGGCGGTAAAAAAACAACGGCCTGATTACTACAATTTTGTGGCAGCCTTTACGATGCTGATAGGTCTGGCCCTGCTGACGATGGATTTTTCTGTTGGTTTTTCTTTTAATCCCGGGGATGTTTTGACGTTGCTATGTGCCTTTTTATTTGCCTGTCACATTGTGGTGGTGGGCATTTACTCAAAACAGCATGACCCCATTGCCCTGACTGTGATTCAACTTTGCTTTGCTGCTGTGGTCTCTTTGGGTTACGTTTTTATTTCGGGCGAGTTTACCCTAGACATACCTGTGCCCGGTCTTTTAAATGGCTTGTATCTGGGGATATTCTGTACCTTTCTGGCCTTTTTGGGACAAACGGTGGCTCAGAAATATACCAATTCCACTCATGCCGCTATTATCCTCAGTCTGGAAGCCGTTTTTGGAAGTATTCTATCAATTATTATCCTTGGAGATACGTTTACGTTGACGATGTTCTTAGGCTGCCTAGTGATTTTTTTGGGGATCCTTACCGCTGAAACCAAGTGGTCTTTTCTTAAGAAACTATTTCTTAAAACAAAACCTAAAAATCCAGAAAAACTGACTGAGATTTAG
- a CDS encoding nitronate monooxygenase family protein: MKTQFNIGNLEFSKPIVQGGMGIGISLSKLAGYVSKFGGLGVVSAVEMGSNYPNYQKNPKAANRQAMEDHFKRAKEISGNRPIGINIMVALTQYEQLVKDAVQTGYDIVFAGAGLPLTLPELTRDSLTKIAPIISSKRVAKLILKHWWRHYEVAPDAIVLEGPLAGGHLGFKPEDLVPERLAQQALPSLIPGVLEEIKPYEDLVGRQIPLIAGGGITSATDVRDTLEAGADAAQIGSRFVATKECDASPVFKEALVKAKQSDIEIIVSPAGLPGRAIHNHFLEEVKAGLRHPVNCPINCIKSCDYKTAPYCIALALIAGKQGDLENGYVFSGANAYKITEITTVEALIDELTKELSH; this comes from the coding sequence TTGAAAACTCAATTTAATATTGGAAATCTCGAATTTTCAAAGCCCATTGTCCAAGGTGGTATGGGGATTGGTATTTCCCTTTCCAAGTTGGCTGGATACGTCTCAAAATTTGGTGGCCTCGGGGTCGTCTCTGCTGTAGAAATGGGCAGTAATTACCCCAATTACCAGAAAAATCCTAAAGCGGCCAACCGACAGGCCATGGAGGACCACTTTAAACGTGCCAAAGAAATATCTGGCAATCGCCCCATTGGGATAAATATTATGGTGGCTTTAACCCAATACGAGCAACTGGTTAAAGATGCTGTCCAAACTGGTTATGACATTGTTTTTGCCGGAGCGGGTCTACCTTTAACCCTTCCAGAACTGACCCGCGATTCCTTAACTAAAATTGCTCCAATTATTTCATCTAAACGGGTGGCCAAACTGATTTTAAAACACTGGTGGCGTCACTATGAAGTTGCTCCAGATGCCATTGTCCTGGAAGGCCCCTTGGCTGGTGGTCATTTAGGCTTTAAACCTGAAGATCTCGTCCCAGAACGACTGGCCCAACAGGCCTTGCCCTCGCTGATTCCCGGCGTGCTTGAAGAAATCAAACCTTATGAAGATTTGGTTGGGCGGCAAATCCCATTAATTGCCGGTGGCGGTATTACCTCAGCCACTGATGTCCGGGATACCCTGGAAGCTGGTGCCGATGCCGCACAAATTGGTTCTCGATTCGTGGCGACTAAAGAATGTGATGCCTCCCCGGTTTTTAAAGAAGCGCTTGTCAAAGCCAAACAATCCGATATTGAAATCATCGTTAGTCCCGCCGGTTTGCCAGGCCGGGCAATTCATAACCACTTTCTGGAAGAGGTTAAAGCAGGGCTGCGACATCCTGTTAATTGTCCCATTAATTGCATAAAATCATGCGATTATAAAACGGCTCCCTACTGTATTGCCCTTGCTCTGATTGCCGGAAAACAGGGTGATCTGGAGAATGGCTATGTTTTTTCCGGGGCTAATGCATATAAAATCACTGAAATCACAACTGTGGAAGCCTTAATTGACGAATTGACAAAAGAATTAAGTCACTAA
- a CDS encoding MarR family winged helix-turn-helix transcriptional regulator: MDSFSSQLNAVLVDTFNTILKFEENLLKQSTNIDLSINEMHLIEHVGKNKNDGKTISDLAQSLNITLPSVTVAINKLVKKGYVKKEKSNTDGRVVYVRLTDKGLRIDKIHQYFHVKMVKDISSEMTVAEKEVLIHGMEKLNGFFKNKLSRLSDENETSEP; this comes from the coding sequence TTGGACTCTTTTTCTTCCCAACTCAACGCCGTTTTGGTCGATACATTCAATACTATTTTAAAATTTGAAGAAAATTTACTCAAGCAATCTACGAATATTGATTTATCAATCAATGAAATGCATCTGATTGAGCATGTGGGAAAAAACAAAAATGATGGAAAAACCATTAGTGATCTTGCCCAAAGTCTTAATATTACCCTCCCTTCTGTAACGGTGGCGATAAATAAATTGGTTAAAAAAGGGTATGTAAAGAAAGAAAAGAGTAATACCGATGGACGGGTTGTATACGTTCGACTTACCGATAAGGGTTTACGGATCGATAAAATCCATCAGTATTTTCATGTAAAAATGGTGAAAGATATTTCTAGTGAAATGACTGTTGCCGAAAAAGAAGTATTAATTCACGGTATGGAAAAATTAAACGGTTTTTTCAAAAATAAATTATCAAGATTATCTGACGAAAATGAAACGTCTGAGCCTTGA
- a CDS encoding beta-ketoacyl-ACP synthase III, producing MSFTIIGTGSALPRTIQTNEDLAQFLNTSNEWIVSRTGIESRHICVAESILDIALEASVNALDNAQIKPAELDLIICPTLGGDTVTPSLACLIQEKLGATCPSFDLNAACSGFVYGLDVADAYFSRNNDQKILVIAVDAMSKLVDWQDRATAVLFGDGAGAAVLASGNSLRAIQLTAVGNQHALSIPWPKGNHPLTQNQTNPAPYLLMDGPEVYRFAVAAICSDLRSVAKAAGIELADLDYIIPHQANLRIIEGAAKRLKLPMDKFVLRVNGCGNTSAASIPLVLDELNRSNTFKPGTRIALTAFGGGLTTGACVIEWADHYMA from the coding sequence ATGTCCTTTACAATTATCGGAACCGGTTCTGCATTGCCAAGAACAATTCAGACCAATGAAGACCTCGCCCAGTTTCTTAATACATCTAATGAATGGATCGTTTCAAGAACTGGCATCGAATCACGACACATTTGTGTGGCAGAATCCATTTTAGACATCGCTCTGGAAGCCAGTGTGAATGCCCTGGATAATGCCCAAATCAAACCAGCAGAACTTGATCTAATTATCTGCCCCACCCTTGGCGGTGATACCGTCACCCCTTCCCTGGCCTGCTTGATTCAGGAAAAATTGGGTGCAACCTGCCCCAGCTTTGATCTCAATGCCGCTTGCTCCGGCTTTGTCTATGGACTTGATGTGGCTGACGCTTATTTTTCCCGGAATAATGACCAAAAAATTCTGGTCATTGCGGTGGACGCCATGTCCAAGCTGGTGGACTGGCAAGATCGGGCTACTGCTGTACTTTTCGGAGACGGTGCCGGTGCCGCTGTGCTGGCCAGCGGGAATAGCTTAAGAGCCATTCAGCTGACCGCCGTCGGAAATCAGCATGCCTTAAGTATTCCCTGGCCTAAGGGTAATCATCCCCTGACCCAAAACCAGACCAACCCAGCCCCCTATCTGCTGATGGACGGGCCGGAAGTTTATCGCTTTGCGGTAGCTGCCATCTGCAGTGACTTACGCTCAGTGGCAAAAGCCGCCGGCATCGAACTGGCCGATCTGGATTACATCATTCCCCATCAAGCGAACCTGCGGATTATCGAAGGAGCGGCCAAACGCCTAAAACTGCCAATGGATAAATTTGTTCTGCGAGTCAATGGTTGTGGTAATACCTCAGCCGCCAGCATCCCACTGGTGCTGGATGAACTTAACCGCAGTAACACCTTTAAACCCGGCACCCGGATTGCCTTAACCGCCTTCGGCGGAGGTCTGACAACCGGTGCCTGCGTTATCGAATGGGCTGATCATTATATGGCGTAG
- a CDS encoding acyl carrier protein: MVLEKVVEILRNYKDEQDLAVTVASTFEELELDSLDTVELVMEIEEAFDTSIEMDGEIKTIGDVVTLIEKAIV, from the coding sequence ATGGTATTAGAAAAAGTAGTGGAAATTTTACGGAATTACAAAGATGAACAAGATTTAGCCGTTACAGTAGCTTCAACATTCGAAGAACTGGAACTGGATTCTCTGGATACCGTGGAGCTAGTCATGGAAATTGAAGAAGCCTTTGATACCAGCATTGAAATGGATGGCGAAATTAAGACCATTGGTGATGTGGTAACGCTGATTGAAAAAGCAATCGTTTAG
- a CDS encoding nitronate monooxygenase yields MIKTPLCDLLNIEFPILQGGMAWISDAQLAAAVSNAGGLGIISSMNADENWLRSEIKKAKSLTDKPFGVNVMLMNPHVDKIAQVLIDEKVPVVTTGAGNPGKFMKLWIEAGIKVIPVVPSTGLARFSERAGATAVIAEGGESGGHVGEMSTLPLIPQVCDVVSIPVIAAGGIGDGRGIAAALMLGALGVQLGTRFLVAHETNIHENYKDKIIKAKDIDTTLSGRSLGHPVRSLKTTFSKDFIKAENDPTTPPEVLEEYGRGALRIAAQEGDSLKGCFMAGQIAGMIKEKQSVKEIILTLADETETVLKGGTKWVK; encoded by the coding sequence ATGATAAAAACACCACTCTGCGATCTTTTAAACATTGAATTTCCCATTCTTCAGGGAGGAATGGCGTGGATATCCGATGCTCAGCTTGCGGCTGCCGTGTCAAATGCAGGTGGTTTAGGGATTATTTCGTCAATGAACGCCGATGAGAATTGGCTACGCAGTGAAATTAAAAAGGCCAAAAGCCTGACTGATAAACCTTTTGGGGTCAATGTTATGCTGATGAATCCCCATGTGGATAAAATTGCACAGGTTCTGATTGACGAAAAGGTTCCGGTTGTCACAACCGGTGCCGGAAATCCAGGTAAATTCATGAAGCTATGGATTGAAGCCGGTATCAAAGTTATTCCGGTGGTACCTTCCACCGGATTGGCCCGCTTTTCTGAACGGGCTGGAGCCACAGCGGTCATTGCCGAAGGCGGCGAATCCGGTGGACACGTCGGCGAGATGTCTACCCTACCCTTAATTCCCCAGGTCTGTGACGTGGTTTCGATTCCGGTCATTGCTGCCGGCGGCATTGGCGATGGTCGGGGCATCGCCGCCGCGTTAATGCTGGGAGCATTAGGGGTTCAGTTGGGCACCCGTTTTTTAGTCGCCCACGAAACCAACATCCATGAAAATTATAAAGATAAAATTATTAAAGCCAAAGATATTGATACCACCCTTAGCGGCCGGTCATTGGGTCATCCGGTTCGTTCTCTAAAAACAACCTTTTCTAAAGACTTCATTAAAGCGGAAAATGATCCTACGACGCCGCCAGAAGTTCTGGAAGAATACGGTCGGGGTGCGCTTCGCATTGCCGCTCAGGAAGGTGATTCTCTAAAAGGTTGCTTCATGGCTGGTCAGATTGCAGGAATGATTAAAGAAAAACAAAGCGTGAAGGAAATCATTTTAACACTGGCTGATGAAACAGAAACAGTTTTAAAAGGAGGAACAAAATGGGTAAAATAG
- a CDS encoding ACP S-malonyltransferase codes for MGKIALLFPGQGSQFVGMGKPLYELSQCAREIFDQVDAVHPGTSTLCFEGPAKALNQTLNTQPCIFAVELAALTALKCVGVEVQGIAGFSLGEVSGLVASGVLSMADGLKFVKKRGQAMDEASQMTPASMVAVLKLDNATVEALCKEFSQCYPVNYNCPGQLVVAMLRDDQEAFLIRAKELGGRGIPLTISGGFHSPFMTYATKLLEKKIYELTFSAGSIPLYSNAYAKPYPESPVEIRDYILHQINHPVLWEQTMRNMIADGFTTFIECGPGKTLGGFLKKIDKSVLYYHVETVLTDYLEAKNAGKEWSFVC; via the coding sequence ATGGGTAAAATAGCACTGCTCTTCCCCGGTCAAGGTTCACAGTTTGTCGGAATGGGCAAACCCCTTTATGAACTTAGCCAATGCGCACGGGAAATTTTTGACCAGGTTGATGCCGTTCATCCGGGCACCTCGACACTTTGCTTTGAAGGGCCTGCGAAAGCGCTCAATCAAACCCTGAATACCCAGCCTTGTATTTTTGCAGTGGAGCTGGCGGCACTGACGGCTTTAAAATGTGTTGGGGTCGAAGTTCAGGGGATCGCTGGCTTCTCACTGGGAGAGGTAAGCGGTCTGGTAGCCTCCGGCGTCTTGTCTATGGCAGATGGATTAAAGTTTGTTAAAAAGCGTGGTCAAGCTATGGATGAAGCGTCTCAGATGACACCGGCGTCCATGGTGGCCGTTTTAAAACTTGATAATGCCACGGTGGAAGCACTCTGCAAAGAATTCAGCCAATGCTACCCGGTTAATTACAATTGCCCTGGGCAGCTGGTTGTCGCCATGCTTCGGGATGATCAGGAAGCGTTTTTAATCCGTGCGAAAGAACTGGGCGGTCGGGGTATCCCCTTGACTATATCTGGCGGTTTCCACTCCCCTTTTATGACCTATGCAACCAAGCTGCTGGAAAAAAAGATCTATGAATTGACATTTTCAGCGGGTTCCATTCCCCTTTATTCCAACGCTTATGCTAAACCCTATCCTGAATCTCCAGTGGAGATCCGTGATTATATTCTTCATCAAATCAATCATCCCGTATTGTGGGAACAAACGATGCGCAACATGATCGCAGACGGATTTACCACCTTTATTGAATGCGGTCCCGGCAAAACCCTGGGTGGATTCTTAAAAAAAATTGACAAATCAGTCCTCTATTATCATGTTGAAACGGTACTAACCGATTATCTCGAAGCAAAGAATGCCGGAAAGGAATGGTCTTTTGTATGTTAA